Proteins from a single region of Hordeum vulgare subsp. vulgare chromosome 6H, MorexV3_pseudomolecules_assembly, whole genome shotgun sequence:
- the LOC123406113 gene encoding pre-mRNA-splicing factor ISY1 homolog encodes MARNEEKAQALLNRFITIKQEEKRKPRERRPYLASQCRDLAHADRWRVDILREIGVKVAEIQNEGLAEHRLRDLNDAINKLLRERSHWERRILELGGRDYSRSSNAALMTDLDGNIVAVPNPSGRGPGYRYFGHAKNLPGVRELFDKPPEVRKRRTRYEICKRIDAGYYGYHDDEDGVLEPLEAAAEKRKRDEVVTEWHRVERVRREAMKNVVSGEVAGAGGRGGEAAAREVLFEEVELEVEEERRLEEAGREFVAHVPLPDEKEIERMVLEKKKKELLSKYTSDALQGQQKEAKEMLNMQR; translated from the coding sequence ATGGCTCGTAACGAGGAGAAGGCGCAGGCCTTGCTGAACCGCTTCATCACGATCAAGCAGGAGGAGAAGCGCAAGCCCCGCGAGCGCCGGCCGTACCTCGCCTCCCAATGCCGGGACCTCGCTCACGCCGACCGCTGGCGTGTAGACATCCTGCGCGAAATCGGCGTCAAGGTCGCCGAGATCCAGAACGAGGGCCTCGCGGAGCACCGCCTCCGAGACCTCAACGATGCGATCAACAAGCTCCTCCGCGAGCGCAGCCACTGGGAGCGCCGCATCCTTGAGCTCGGAGGCCGCGACTACTCTCGGAGCTCCAACGCTGCCCTCATGACCGACCTCGACGGCAACATCGTCGCCGTCCCCAACCCCTCCGGCAGGGGCCCGGGCTACCGCTACTTTGGTCATGCCAAGAACCTACCCGGCGTCCGTGAGCTGTTTGACAAGCCACCTGAGGTCCGCAAGCGCCGCACCCGCTACGAGATCTGCAAGCGCATCGATGCCGGGTACTACGGATACCATGATGACGAGGACGGTGTGCTTGAACCCCTTGAGGCTGCTGCCGAGAAGCGCAAGCGCGACGAGGTTGTCACGGAGTGGCACCGCGTGGAGCGTGTGCGGCGGGAGGCCATGAAGAATGTGGTGAGTGGCGAGGTGGCTGGAGCAGGTGGGCGTGGTGGAGAGGCTGCTGCTAGGGAGGTGCTGTTCGAGGAGGTGGAGTTGGAGGTtgaagaggagaggaggctgGAGGAGGCCGGGAGGGAGTTTGTCGCACATGTGCCGCTCCCTGATGAGAAGGAGATTGAGCGAATGGtgctagagaagaagaagaaggagctgctGAGCAAGTACACAAGTGATGCCCTGCAAGGCCAGCAGAAGGAGGCTAAGGAGATGCTCAATATGCAACGCTAG